AACAATATGGCCGATCCCTGATGCCATAACAGCCAACGTCACATCAAAGGCGTTGAGGCTATCGCCAAAACCAGCGGTCAAATTAAACATGGATCCATCGGCGAGTAAGTAAACGGTTTTACCATCCAAACAATAGGCGTTGATATATGGCATAGGCTCACTATGAACCGCGTGTGATTTGAGATAACCGACATCAATCTCTTTTGCTACATGGCCCACATTAAGAATAAATACGCCATCTGGCATTGCGTCTAGGTGCTTCGCTGTAATCACATCATGTGCGCCAGTTGCAGTAGCGAACACATCACCGTATTGAGCGGCATCACTCATCTCGACCACTGACCAACCATCGTATTTCGCCTGAAGAGCTCGAGCTGGATTGGTTTCCACGATTTTGACCTGTCCACCATAAGCTTTCGCGGCAGCCGCTGTTCCTTGACCTACAAGACCATAGCCAATCACGATCACCACTTTTTCATGTAGTGTAAGGTGCGTAGTTTGGAAAAAGGTGTGCCAGGCGGTTAATCCCACCATATGACGATTGTGCAAACCTTCTTTCACCGGAAGATCATCCCAGTTAAAAATAGGATAGCGCGGGTGAACACTAC
This genomic window from Vibrio tritonius contains:
- a CDS encoding adenosylhomocysteinase, yielding MYKDFAAELNWTALHMTRTRRAINELPDLTGVRLACNMHLDLKMIPLVEGLLNKGASIYLTTCNPTTVQDEVVAYLKSKGAQGHAWRDMEDDEWSKSFDLALEWQPTHLCEMGADLTTRLHEKADGPTIVAGLEATGSGISRLGSVHPRYPIFNWDDLPVKEGLHNRHMVGLTAWHTFFQTTHLTLHEKVVIVIGYGLVGQGTAAAAKAYGGQVKIVETNPARALQAKYDGWSVVEMSDAAQYGDVFATATGAHDVITAKHLDAMPDGVFILNVGHVAKEIDVGYLKSHAVHSEPMPYINAYCLDGKTVYLLADGSMFNLTAGFGDSLNAFDVTLAVMASGIGHIVGVGSDYDPGVYLLPESAWMPVL